The region GGTGATCCGCTCGATCAACTCGTCGCGGTAGGCCTGGGCGTCCCGCAGTTCCGGTTCGGAGCCGTCGGTCTGCTTGAGCGCCCCTTCGAGGATCTTCAACGCCTGCCGCTCGTCGCCCTTCGCGTCCGCCAGCCGTGCCGCGTTCTCCATGGCTTTCGCGAGCTTGGTGCGTGCTTCGGGTTCCTGGGCGGCCTTGTTGATCCGGATCCAGTTGCCACCAGGATCGATGACGGTGAACCCGGTGTACCGGTCGTTGCGCAGCCGAGGTCTGGTCATGCGCGGGATGCCGGAGATGAGCAACTTCCCGTGCACGGCGCGCATCCCCGCCGCGAACGCCTCGAACAACGGCCCGGTGTCCTGCACGATGATCAGGCACGTGCTGTGCGACTGCTCCGGGACGTGGCCGTCCATCCCGTAGAAGTGCAGGTTGATGTCCTCGCGTTGCAAGGCGATGTGCGGGTTCGGCCGCGTCTGCCGATAAGTGATCGAGAAGCCGAGCATCTCGTAGAAGGACGCCATTTCGTCGATGTCCCGACAGGGCAGGAGCGGAATCGTCAGTTCGTTCGCCACGGCCCGAACCTAAGCCCGGACGCGCCAAAACGACACGGAGCTATTTGCTCAAGCGAACGGCAGGACGGCCCGTCGGCGAGCATCACGCCGACTTCGCCACCTGGCCGGCGGGGTGCTCCACGCTCGGCGCGGCGATCACCCGGTCCGGTTGGACTGGGGTGTGGAACGGTTGCTGGACAACGAAGAGCTGGAACGGTCGTCGGTCGTCGCGAACCGCGACATGAACCGCGAACGCGGGCTCGCCGGGTCCAACGGGTACGGCCGGGAACTCGGCCTCGAC is a window of Saccharothrix espanaensis DSM 44229 DNA encoding:
- a CDS encoding VOC family protein, translating into MANELTIPLLPCRDIDEMASFYEMLGFSITYRQTRPNPHIALQREDINLHFYGMDGHVPEQSHSTCLIIVQDTGPLFEAFAAGMRAVHGKLLISGIPRMTRPRLRNDRYTGFTVIDPGGNWIRINKAAQEPEARTKLAKAMENAARLADAKGDERQALKILEGALKQTDGSEPELRDAQAYRDELIERITGSGPRPGD